A window of Chitinophagales bacterium contains these coding sequences:
- a CDS encoding helix-turn-helix transcriptional regulator has translation MSTYALTLNQKTPQGEAVTIDLLNLKKVALILRALNHKLRQQIVKLIDESERITVTEIYTHLRIEQSVASQHLAILRKAGIVDTTRNGKYIFYSINANRIQELNQFVNQLLG, from the coding sequence ATGAGTACGTACGCATTAACATTGAATCAAAAGACACCCCAGGGCGAAGCAGTCACCATTGATTTGCTGAACCTGAAGAAGGTGGCTTTAATTCTCCGGGCATTGAACCACAAGCTTAGGCAACAGATTGTAAAGTTGATCGATGAGAGTGAGCGGATTACGGTTACCGAGATCTACACGCATTTACGCATCGAACAGTCGGTCGCTTCCCAACACCTGGCTATTCTGCGAAAGGCAGGGATCGTGGATACAACACGCAATGGGAAATATATCTTCTATTCCATCAACGCCAACCGAATTCAGGAACTGAACCAGTTCGTCAACCAACTCCTGGGATAA
- the tsaB gene encoding tRNA (adenosine(37)-N6)-threonylcarbamoyltransferase complex dimerization subunit type 1 TsaB, whose product MNNQPFILAIDTAQETASVCIAKEKHLVAIRTNNNQKDHAVWIHNALEEIRKEAGITWKELDAVAISNGPGSYTGLRVGLSTAKGLCYTLDKPLITIGTLEMMAWGMKELATDLICPLIDARRMEVYYAVYDKALLPVEEPSAKILQQKSFDNYIYDRQIVFAGSGSFKLKELISSHENATFVNLMFDSSLLILPSLDKYIKRQFADLAYVEPLYVKEFFSTSKRPLI is encoded by the coding sequence ATGAATAACCAACCCTTTATACTCGCAATCGATACGGCACAGGAAACAGCTTCGGTTTGTATTGCTAAGGAAAAACACTTAGTGGCCATCCGGACCAATAACAATCAGAAGGATCATGCCGTATGGATACATAATGCCCTTGAAGAAATAAGAAAAGAGGCGGGAATAACCTGGAAAGAGTTGGATGCAGTGGCAATTAGTAATGGTCCTGGCTCATATACCGGACTCAGGGTAGGACTTTCTACAGCTAAGGGTTTGTGTTATACACTCGACAAACCGCTTATCACAATCGGCACCCTTGAAATGATGGCCTGGGGAATGAAAGAATTGGCGACAGATCTGATATGTCCGCTTATCGACGCAAGGCGAATGGAAGTGTATTACGCGGTGTACGATAAAGCGCTGTTACCAGTTGAAGAACCTTCCGCAAAAATTTTGCAGCAAAAAAGTTTCGACAATTATATATATGATCGTCAAATTGTTTTTGCCGGATCAGGGAGTTTTAAACTGAAAGAACTTATCTCGAGTCACGAAAATGCCACATTTGTCAATTTAATGTTTGATTCTTCCTTACTCATTTTACCTTCGCTTGACAAATATATAAAACGGCAATTTGCAGATCTGGCTTATGTTGAACCGTTGTATGTCAAAGAATTTTTTTCGACTTCGAAGAGACCGCTTATATAA
- a CDS encoding RidA family protein, translating to MATIIKTDNAPAPIGPYNQAILAGDTLYISGQVCIDPATGELRNKDIQEETQQVMKNLEAVLKAAGFGFDQVVKTTIFITDMHRFAEINAVYGQYFTDYFPARETVQVSALPKFVNVEISMIAVRS from the coding sequence ATGGCAACCATTATTAAAACAGACAACGCACCTGCTCCGATAGGTCCTTATAACCAAGCCATTCTGGCGGGCGATACCTTATATATATCTGGTCAGGTCTGTATCGATCCTGCTACAGGCGAACTCAGGAACAAGGATATTCAGGAAGAAACACAACAAGTGATGAAAAACCTGGAAGCCGTACTTAAGGCAGCGGGTTTTGGGTTTGATCAGGTGGTGAAGACAACCATCTTTATTACTGATATGCACCGTTTTGCCGAGATCAATGCTGTGTACGGGCAGTATTTCACCGATTATTTCCCGGCGCGTGAAACCGTTCAGGTATCCGCCCTTCCCAAATTTGTCAATGTCGAAATCAGCATGATCGCGGTCCGTTCCTGA
- a CDS encoding metallophosphoesterase: MRRLLQIILLKPVLWAASRFASKPDQPRIFSALTSLKEAILSGKDRKKGILLNIDPTLDRFIIFSDHHRGAKNWADDFREAEPNYLTALDHYNREGYTYISLGDAEELWENTLLQVKKHNTVSFEAEKLFIQRQAFFKVFGNHDLYWANDPFASWQLKRIYGQDVAVYEGVILRIQKPQGHFDLFLTHGHQGDRSSDGNWFSKFFVANIWAPLQAYLRINPNTPAYDIQIKTTHNRIMYEWSAAQQDLWLITGHTHQPVFASLTHLERLHRDLIFAERDNLVDKAKAIKEEIIRRQREYKSLSVDFMQMTPNYFNSGCCCFVDGDITGIEIAGGEIRLIKWEKGERKVLEVMGLDVG; the protein is encoded by the coding sequence ATGCGCCGTCTGCTGCAAATAATCCTGCTAAAACCTGTCCTCTGGGCAGCATCGCGTTTTGCCTCTAAACCCGATCAGCCCCGTATCTTTTCGGCCTTGACCTCCTTAAAGGAAGCGATCCTTTCGGGCAAAGACCGGAAAAAGGGCATTTTATTGAATATCGACCCAACGCTTGACCGGTTTATCATTTTCTCCGATCATCATCGGGGGGCTAAGAACTGGGCCGACGATTTTCGAGAAGCAGAACCCAATTATCTCACCGCCCTTGATCATTACAACCGCGAAGGCTATACCTATATATCCCTGGGTGATGCGGAAGAGCTTTGGGAAAATACCCTGCTCCAGGTTAAAAAACACAACACAGTCAGCTTTGAGGCGGAGAAACTGTTTATTCAACGCCAGGCCTTTTTCAAGGTTTTTGGAAACCACGACCTGTATTGGGCCAATGATCCGTTTGCCAGTTGGCAGTTGAAACGGATCTATGGACAGGATGTTGCCGTTTATGAGGGCGTGATCCTGCGTATACAAAAACCACAAGGCCATTTTGATCTTTTCCTCACCCATGGCCATCAGGGAGATCGTTCGAGTGACGGTAACTGGTTCAGCAAATTCTTTGTGGCAAATATCTGGGCCCCTTTACAAGCTTATTTAAGGATCAATCCCAATACACCCGCTTACGATATACAGATCAAGACCACCCATAACCGGATCATGTATGAATGGAGTGCCGCGCAGCAGGATCTTTGGTTGATCACCGGGCATACCCATCAACCTGTTTTTGCCTCGCTTACCCATCTGGAAAGGTTACACCGGGATTTGATCTTCGCCGAAAGGGATAATCTCGTAGACAAGGCAAAGGCAATAAAAGAAGAGATCATTCGCAGGCAACGCGAGTACAAATCGCTTTCGGTAGATTTTATGCAAATGACCCCCAATTACTTTAATAGTGGGTGCTGTTGTTTTGTGGATGGGGATATTACGGGTATCGAAATCGCCGGAGGCGAAATCCGGTTGATCAAGTGGGAGAAGGGGGAGAGGAAGGTGCTGGAGGTGATGGGGTTGGATGTTGGATGA
- a CDS encoding sigma-70 family RNA polymerase sigma factor, which yields MTQSLEIQRAMNEQRRQSLGDIVNRFGKGLRSFIRKRVRTEEDAEDILQDVWYQLTSVVDLATIENAGSWLFTVARNRITDTYRKKKPVLLDDLSPVDEDGDFINDEFRTLLADESGDPEMEILKGVFWQTLEEALAELPAEQRSVFWMHEIDDLSFQEIAEQTGEKINTLLSRKRYAVLHLRKRLQQVYDDIITKN from the coding sequence ATGACGCAGTCTTTGGAAATACAAAGGGCTATGAATGAACAGCGAAGGCAAAGTCTGGGCGATATCGTCAACCGGTTTGGGAAAGGGCTCCGTTCCTTTATCCGGAAGCGTGTTCGTACCGAAGAAGATGCGGAGGACATCCTGCAGGATGTGTGGTATCAACTGACCAGCGTGGTGGATCTCGCCACCATCGAGAACGCGGGCAGTTGGCTGTTCACCGTTGCCCGGAACCGGATCACGGATACATACCGAAAAAAGAAACCCGTATTACTGGATGACCTTTCGCCAGTGGATGAGGATGGTGATTTCATCAATGATGAGTTCAGGACATTACTGGCCGATGAATCGGGTGACCCCGAAATGGAAATTCTCAAGGGTGTCTTCTGGCAAACCCTGGAGGAGGCCCTGGCTGAACTACCCGCCGAACAGCGCAGTGTATTCTGGATGCATGAGATCGATGACCTGTCTTTTCAGGAAATAGCCGAACAAACCGGAGAAAAGATCAACACCCTTTTATCCCGAAAAAGATATGCCGTATTGCATTTGCGCAAGCGTTTGCAACAAGTGTATGATGATATTATTACAAAAAATTAA
- a CDS encoding M1 family metallopeptidase, with translation MKKISLALFSIALSMCLFAQESKFDNRAAFDPQFYPYPGNDYRSASGEPGPKYWQNKADYSIQCTLSPETHSVSGEISITYTNNSPDNLSFLWLQMDQNIYRSDSRGTATTTQSGGRWANAEFTEGYQIKDIKVKGAAESYVPEKVVADTRMQVWLKNKLATGQQVTLHIQYQFTIPEYGTDRMGRVNTKNGWVYEVAQWFPRLCVYDDIQGWNTLPYIGQGEFYLEYGNIDFSITAPSDLIVVGSGELTNPQECLTSEQWSRWQEASKSDKTVTLRSEKEVKDKKSRPAQPTCTWKYKIQNTRDVAWAASKAFVWDAAKINLPSGKPCLAMSVYPVESIKKDGWQRSTEFVKGSIEHYSNKWFEYPYPMAVNVAGIVGGMEYPGIVFCSYRAVAGGLWGVTDHEFGHTWFPMIVGSNERKYAWMDEGFNTFINGFSGEAFNNGEYAEGGSLPDDMIKFIFNDKMDPLYTTPDVITQSNLGIAAYYKPSIMLNALRDAVLGPERFDMAFKEYIRRWAFKHPTPYDFFHTMENVSGEDLGWFWRAWVLNNWKLDIGLKDIKYSRNDTAKGATITIENLDQMAMPVTVLVKEENGKEHTLNLPVEIWQRGNKYSFTVKSTSRIAEVIIDPKNLLPDVNRKNNVIAEKGF, from the coding sequence ATGAAAAAAATTAGTCTTGCACTATTCTCCATCGCTTTGTCGATGTGCTTGTTTGCCCAGGAATCGAAATTCGACAATCGCGCCGCTTTTGATCCGCAGTTCTACCCCTACCCTGGTAACGATTACCGCTCGGCATCGGGCGAACCCGGACCTAAATACTGGCAAAACAAAGCGGACTACTCCATTCAATGTACGCTGAGCCCCGAAACACATTCTGTTTCCGGTGAAATTAGTATCACCTATACCAATAACAGTCCCGACAACCTTTCTTTTCTCTGGTTGCAGATGGACCAGAATATCTATCGTTCCGATTCACGCGGAACTGCGACCACTACACAATCGGGTGGACGTTGGGCCAATGCGGAATTCACCGAAGGATACCAGATCAAAGACATTAAAGTCAAAGGAGCGGCTGAATCCTATGTGCCGGAGAAAGTGGTGGCGGATACGCGGATGCAGGTATGGTTAAAAAACAAATTGGCGACCGGACAGCAGGTTACCCTTCATATCCAATACCAATTCACCATTCCTGAATATGGCACCGATCGTATGGGACGTGTCAACACCAAAAATGGATGGGTATATGAGGTGGCCCAATGGTTTCCCCGTCTTTGTGTATATGACGATATCCAGGGATGGAATACCCTGCCCTATATCGGACAGGGAGAGTTTTATCTCGAATACGGCAATATTGATTTTAGCATCACCGCGCCTTCCGATCTGATCGTTGTGGGATCAGGTGAATTGACCAACCCGCAGGAATGTCTGACCTCCGAACAATGGTCACGCTGGCAGGAAGCATCAAAATCGGATAAAACAGTTACCCTGCGTAGCGAAAAAGAGGTAAAGGATAAGAAATCCCGCCCGGCGCAACCCACCTGCACCTGGAAATACAAGATTCAAAATACCCGCGATGTGGCCTGGGCTGCTTCCAAGGCCTTTGTTTGGGATGCGGCAAAAATCAACCTCCCCAGCGGAAAACCCTGTCTGGCCATGAGCGTATATCCGGTCGAGAGCATCAAGAAAGATGGCTGGCAGCGCTCCACTGAATTTGTCAAAGGAAGCATTGAACACTATTCCAATAAATGGTTTGAATATCCTTATCCCATGGCGGTGAATGTGGCCGGTATCGTGGGCGGAATGGAATACCCCGGTATCGTATTCTGTTCGTATCGGGCTGTAGCCGGTGGGTTATGGGGTGTGACCGATCATGAATTCGGACATACCTGGTTCCCCATGATCGTTGGTAGCAATGAAAGGAAATACGCCTGGATGGATGAAGGCTTTAATACGTTTATTAATGGATTTTCCGGCGAAGCCTTTAATAATGGTGAATATGCGGAAGGTGGTAGTTTACCCGATGATATGATCAAGTTCATCTTTAATGATAAGATGGATCCACTCTATACCACACCCGATGTAATTACTCAAAGCAATCTTGGCATCGCTGCCTACTACAAACCCTCCATCATGCTCAATGCCCTGCGGGATGCTGTATTAGGTCCCGAGCGGTTTGACATGGCATTTAAAGAATACATACGTCGCTGGGCTTTTAAACATCCCACCCCGTATGATTTCTTTCATACCATGGAGAATGTTTCCGGTGAAGACCTCGGATGGTTCTGGAGAGCCTGGGTACTAAACAACTGGAAACTCGATATCGGCTTAAAGGATATCAAATATTCCCGGAATGATACAGCCAAAGGCGCCACTATCACCATCGAAAATTTGGACCAGATGGCCATGCCGGTAACGGTATTGGTAAAAGAAGAAAATGGAAAAGAACATACCCTGAACCTGCCGGTAGAGATCTGGCAGCGGGGAAATAAATATTCATTTACTGTAAAATCCACTTCGCGCATCGCCGAAGTGATCATTGATCCAAAGAATTTATTGCCGGATGTGAATAGGAAGAATAATGTGATAGCGGAGAAAGGGTTTTAA
- a CDS encoding NTP transferase domain-containing protein produces MHAMIFAAGLGTRFKPWTDYHPKALALVNGQSLLQRNIAYLRQYGIQQVIVNVHHFSQQIIEAVNEQKGWGSEVFISDESDKLLETGGGLQRAQPLFPEGQPFLTCNADFLTDLDIHQLIRFHQEKKAQISFGVTSRKSSRNLLFDETGRLRGWENTQTGETRPAKLPIPRNELKGLAYSCVVVFEYEVFRLMKDKGFEGKFSLIDVYLALAEEQVIMGYDHTGDRLVDVGKPESVAVAEAMFP; encoded by the coding sequence ATGCACGCCATGATCTTTGCCGCCGGGCTCGGCACACGTTTCAAGCCCTGGACCGATTACCACCCCAAGGCGCTGGCCCTGGTGAATGGTCAATCCCTGCTGCAAAGAAATATCGCTTATCTCCGGCAATATGGTATTCAACAGGTGATCGTCAATGTCCATCATTTTTCACAACAGATCATTGAGGCCGTTAACGAACAGAAAGGATGGGGCAGCGAGGTATTCATCAGCGATGAATCAGATAAATTACTGGAAACAGGTGGAGGCCTGCAAAGGGCGCAACCCCTTTTTCCCGAAGGACAGCCTTTCCTTACCTGCAATGCCGACTTTCTCACTGATCTTGATATTCACCAGCTGATCCGTTTTCATCAGGAAAAAAAGGCCCAGATCAGTTTTGGGGTCACTTCCCGGAAAAGTTCCCGCAATTTGTTATTTGATGAAACGGGCCGGCTGCGGGGTTGGGAAAATACCCAGACCGGCGAAACACGTCCGGCAAAATTGCCCATACCCCGTAATGAGTTAAAAGGGCTTGCCTATAGCTGCGTGGTGGTGTTTGAATATGAAGTGTTCAGACTGATGAAAGATAAGGGGTTTGAAGGAAAATTCTCCCTGATTGATGTGTACCTGGCCCTGGCGGAAGAGCAGGTGATCATGGGATATGACCATACCGGCGACCGGCTGGTGGATGTGGGCAAACCCGAGAGCGTAGCCGTGGCAGAAGCAATGTTTCCTTAA
- a CDS encoding phosphotransferase, whose translation MQTLITSIHTLYKNWKGEEPASIDLLPQSGSDRRYFRVEGSRGDRYIGTYGDNIRENETFLYFSRHFYEKGLSVPAIHVVSDDKKCYLQQDFGDLSLLNLLESKGYEKEVYDWFRKSLEELARLQVTGDKGLDYEQCLTNKEFGKQAIMADLLYFKYYFLDALRKPYDKQKLIDDFEALANYLTHTEYKFFMFRDFQSRNIMLDGDKIGFIDFQGGMKGAPQYDVASMLWQARANLPDEWKSQLLEDYMDAFEKLIPSTLDRTIFRSQYNGYVLIRLLQVLGAYGFRGLFERKAHFLTSIPLALQNLSWFIHNQPIGIGVPEFSKVLNICVENEIIARFTPLQATENTPLIVRINSFSYKKGLPGDDSGNGGGYVFDCRGILNPGRKEEFKVQTGRDKAVKDYLEQQTRMPEFLNSVFDIVDITVEDYIQRGFADLQISFGCTGGQHRSVYAADALARHLRNKFKVRIELNHREQGIRERR comes from the coding sequence ATGCAAACCCTTATCACCTCCATCCACACCCTCTACAAAAACTGGAAGGGGGAAGAACCGGCCTCCATTGACCTTTTGCCGCAATCGGGAAGTGACCGGCGGTATTTCCGGGTAGAAGGCAGCCGGGGTGATCGGTATATTGGTACCTATGGAGATAATATCCGGGAAAATGAGACCTTTCTTTACTTTTCGCGGCATTTTTATGAAAAAGGGCTTTCTGTACCGGCGATCCATGTCGTTTCGGATGATAAAAAGTGTTACCTGCAGCAGGATTTTGGCGACCTCTCCCTGCTGAACCTGCTGGAATCAAAAGGATATGAAAAAGAGGTCTACGACTGGTTTCGGAAAAGCCTGGAAGAACTGGCCCGGCTTCAGGTAACCGGGGATAAAGGACTCGACTATGAACAATGTCTGACAAACAAGGAATTTGGCAAACAGGCCATCATGGCCGACCTGCTATATTTCAAGTATTATTTTCTGGATGCTTTACGGAAGCCGTACGATAAACAAAAACTGATCGATGATTTTGAGGCGCTGGCCAATTATCTGACCCATACCGAGTACAAGTTTTTTATGTTCCGCGATTTCCAAAGCCGGAATATCATGCTGGATGGCGATAAGATCGGATTCATCGATTTTCAGGGAGGCATGAAGGGTGCCCCGCAGTATGATGTGGCCAGTATGCTTTGGCAGGCGCGGGCTAACCTGCCTGATGAATGGAAAAGCCAATTGCTGGAAGATTATATGGATGCTTTTGAAAAACTGATCCCTTCCACCCTTGACCGTACCATCTTCCGCAGCCAATATAATGGGTATGTATTGATCCGGCTCCTGCAAGTGTTGGGAGCTTATGGATTCAGAGGCTTGTTTGAACGCAAGGCCCACTTCCTGACCAGTATACCACTGGCGCTGCAAAACTTGTCCTGGTTCATTCACAACCAACCCATCGGCATCGGTGTTCCGGAGTTCAGTAAAGTGCTGAACATCTGTGTGGAGAATGAGATCATTGCCCGGTTTACCCCCCTGCAAGCAACCGAAAACACCCCGCTGATCGTCCGTATAAATAGTTTTTCCTATAAAAAAGGACTTCCCGGCGACGATTCCGGAAACGGAGGGGGGTATGTATTTGATTGCCGGGGGATTTTGAACCCGGGAAGAAAAGAAGAATTCAAGGTACAGACCGGCAGAGATAAAGCAGTAAAAGACTATCTGGAACAGCAAACCCGTATGCCGGAGTTTTTGAATAGTGTTTTTGATATCGTGGATATTACGGTGGAAGATTATATCCAGCGGGGCTTTGCCGATTTGCAGATCAGCTTTGGATGCACTGGTGGTCAACACCGGAGTGTGTATGCAGCGGATGCACTGGCCAGGCACCTACGTAATAAATTTAAAGTGCGGATAGAATTAAACCATCGGGAACAGGGGATTAGGGAGAGGAGGTGA
- a CDS encoding methylmalonyl-CoA mutase family protein, with amino-acid sequence MNYTPVNKVRIITAASLFDGHDAAINIMRRIMQSMGAEIIHLGHNRSVKEIVEAAIEEDVQGIAITSYQGGHVEFFKYMKDLLEENGCGHIKIFGGGGGTILPQEVDELHRYGITRIYSPDDGRKMGLEGMIEDVIRQCDARLNGQINLHKAGTLGEVKDIRKIAREITLAENENVSRESSDVSGDNSRLTSHDSRDTSHDSHLTSHASPPSIPVLGITGTGGAGKSSVTDEIVRRFLTSFSDKTIAVISVDPTKKKTGGALLGDRIRMNAISHPRAYMRSLATRESDKALSGHVREAIDICRQAGYDLIILESAGVGQSDASILDYCDVSLYVMTPEYGAATQLEKINMLDYADLVAINKFDKAGAHDALADVRKQYKRNHKLFYASDDQLPVIGTMASKFNDEGVNKLFAMLLEAIEKKTGASYGSFSIPSTAQVSQSIIPSSRVRYLSEITGSIRDYNQEVMEQCAIATKLYQLEGALSILKQNEKTAGTEVMAALETQINHFREQLSAVSRSLLNHWPDKLKEYEKDVYEYPVRDKVIRQPMTVKTLSGTTVRKVILPKFKDWGDILRWQAQENAPGHFPFTAGVFPLKREGEDPTRMFAGEGGPERTNKRFHYVSLGQPAKRLSTAFDSVTLYGEDPDHRPDIYGKVGNSGVSVATVDDAKKLYSGFDLCDPRTSVSMTINGPAPVILAFFMNAAIDQQCEKWITENDQWDEVKRISETKYKKLPRPVYYNPASPGRLPEGHDGLGIKLLGLSGDEVLPADVYAECKKRALQQVRGTVQADILKEDQAQNTCIFSTEFALKLMGDVQEYFIQQQVRNFYSVSISGYHIAEAGANPVTQLAFTLANGFTYVEYYLSRGMSIDDFAPNLSFFFSNGMDPEYSVIGRVARRIWAKAMRYKYKANKRSQMLKYHIQTSGRSLHAQEIDFNDIRTTLQALYAIYDNCNSLHTNAYDEAITTPTEESVRRAMAIQLIINRELGTAKNENPNQGSFLIEELTDLVEEAVMAEFDRLTERGGVLGAMERMYQRNKIQEESLHYEHLKHTGELPIIGVNTFLNKQGSPTTLPGEVIRSTTEEKEQQIENLKAFQKRNEAHAAAMLDRLRMVAINNGNLFEELMETVKFCSLGQITHALYEVGGQYRRNM; translated from the coding sequence ATGAACTATACGCCTGTCAATAAAGTGAGGATCATTACGGCCGCCAGTCTTTTCGACGGTCATGACGCGGCCATCAACATCATGCGACGGATCATGCAAAGTATGGGAGCGGAGATCATTCACCTGGGGCATAACCGGAGTGTAAAGGAGATCGTAGAGGCGGCGATAGAGGAGGATGTACAAGGTATCGCTATCACATCGTACCAGGGTGGACATGTGGAGTTTTTCAAATACATGAAGGACCTGCTGGAAGAAAATGGCTGTGGCCATATCAAAATATTTGGTGGTGGTGGTGGTACCATTCTTCCGCAGGAAGTTGATGAACTGCACCGATATGGCATTACACGTATCTATTCGCCGGATGATGGACGGAAAATGGGATTGGAAGGCATGATCGAGGATGTGATTCGGCAATGCGATGCAAGGTTGAATGGACAGATCAATCTGCATAAGGCCGGAACACTGGGAGAAGTAAAAGATATCAGGAAGATAGCGAGGGAGATAACATTGGCTGAGAATGAAAACGTGAGTCGTGAGTCGTCAGACGTGAGTGGGGACAACTCACGTCTCACATCTCACGACTCACGAGACACGTCTCACGACTCACATCTCACATCTCACGCCTCACCTCCCTCCATCCCCGTCCTCGGCATCACCGGCACCGGGGGCGCAGGTAAATCCTCTGTCACCGATGAGATCGTACGGCGGTTTTTAACCAGTTTCTCTGATAAGACCATTGCCGTTATCTCGGTGGACCCCACCAAAAAGAAAACCGGTGGAGCTTTATTGGGTGACCGGATCCGGATGAACGCGATCTCACATCCCCGCGCCTATATGCGCAGTCTGGCCACGCGTGAAAGCGACAAAGCCCTGAGCGGACATGTACGAGAAGCCATTGATATTTGCCGTCAGGCAGGGTATGATCTCATTATACTTGAAAGTGCCGGTGTAGGACAAAGCGACGCCAGTATACTCGACTATTGCGATGTTTCCCTCTATGTAATGACACCGGAGTATGGGGCGGCGACGCAATTGGAGAAGATCAATATGCTGGATTATGCCGACCTGGTGGCCATTAATAAATTTGACAAAGCAGGTGCACATGATGCCCTGGCCGATGTTCGTAAACAATACAAGCGCAACCACAAACTCTTTTATGCCAGTGATGACCAGTTGCCCGTTATCGGGACAATGGCCAGTAAATTCAATGATGAAGGAGTAAATAAGCTTTTTGCCATGCTCCTGGAAGCCATTGAAAAGAAAACAGGGGCAAGCTATGGCAGTTTTTCTATTCCCTCTACGGCACAGGTATCCCAATCTATTATACCTTCTTCGCGGGTAAGATATCTTAGCGAGATCACAGGTTCCATCCGGGATTATAACCAGGAAGTAATGGAGCAATGCGCCATCGCTACCAAACTGTATCAACTTGAAGGCGCTCTATCCATTTTAAAACAAAATGAAAAAACAGCGGGTACTGAAGTGATGGCTGCCCTGGAGACACAAATCAACCATTTCCGGGAGCAACTAAGTGCCGTAAGCCGTTCCCTGTTGAATCATTGGCCGGATAAATTAAAGGAATATGAGAAAGACGTGTATGAATACCCGGTACGCGATAAGGTGATCCGCCAACCCATGACTGTAAAGACCTTAAGCGGTACTACGGTTCGAAAAGTGATCCTTCCCAAGTTTAAGGACTGGGGCGATATCCTTCGCTGGCAAGCGCAGGAGAATGCGCCTGGCCATTTCCCTTTTACTGCCGGTGTATTTCCGCTTAAGCGGGAAGGCGAAGACCCTACGCGTATGTTTGCCGGGGAAGGTGGGCCGGAAAGAACGAATAAACGCTTTCATTATGTATCTCTTGGTCAGCCTGCCAAAAGGCTTTCGACTGCGTTTGATAGTGTGACCCTTTATGGAGAAGACCCCGATCATCGTCCGGATATTTATGGAAAAGTAGGAAACAGCGGAGTGAGTGTGGCCACGGTGGATGATGCCAAAAAACTATATAGCGGATTTGATCTTTGTGATCCGCGTACCTCAGTGTCCATGACCATCAACGGTCCGGCCCCGGTTATACTGGCATTTTTTATGAACGCGGCGATTGACCAGCAATGTGAAAAATGGATCACGGAAAATGACCAGTGGGATGAGGTCAAACGAATCAGTGAAACAAAATATAAAAAACTACCGCGTCCTGTCTATTATAACCCTGCTTCGCCGGGCCGATTGCCGGAAGGACATGACGGACTAGGGATAAAGTTATTGGGATTAAGTGGCGATGAGGTTTTACCTGCCGATGTGTATGCGGAATGTAAAAAAAGAGCTCTTCAGCAAGTGCGGGGAACAGTGCAGGCGGATATCCTGAAAGAAGATCAGGCACAAAATACCTGTATCTTCTCGACTGAATTTGCCCTGAAACTAATGGGGGATGTGCAGGAGTATTTCATACAGCAACAGGTAAGGAATTTTTATAGCGTCAGCATCAGCGGGTATCATATTGCCGAAGCGGGTGCTAATCCGGTGACTCAATTGGCCTTTACGCTGGCCAATGGGTTTACCTATGTGGAGTATTATCTCAGCCGCGGCATGAGCATTGATGATTTTGCGCCCAATCTCTCTTTCTTCTTTAGCAATGGCATGGATCCGGAGTATAGTGTCATCGGACGGGTGGCCCGACGTATATGGGCCAAAGCGATGCGGTACAAGTACAAGGCGAATAAGCGCAGCCAGATGTTGAAATACCATATTCAAACATCGGGACGCAGTCTCCACGCGCAAGAGATCGACTTCAATGATATCCGCACAACGCTTCAGGCCTTGTATGCGATCTATGATAATTGCAATTCCCTTCATACCAATGCCTACGACGAAGCGATCACTACACCTACGGAGGAAAGTGTACGCCGGGCCATGGCGATACAACTGATCATCAACCGCGAATTAGGTACGGCCAAAAATGAGAACCCCAACCAGGGATCTTTTCTCATTGAAGAATTGACCGACCTGGTTGAAGAAGCTGTGATGGCGGAGTTTGACCGGTTGACAGAAAGAGGGGGTGTGCTGGGTGCGATGGAACGAATGTATCAGCGTAATAAGATACAGGAAGAAAGTCTGCATTACGAACACCTGAAACATACCGGCGAATTGCCGATCATTGGTGTCAATACCTTTTTAAATAAACAAGGCAGCCCGACCACCTTACCGGGTGAGGTCATACGCAGCACCACCGAAGAAAAAGAACAGCAGATCGAAAACCTGAAAGCCTTTCAGAAGCGGAATGAAGCCCATGCCGCGGCCATGCTTGACCGGTTGCGGATGGTGGCCATCAACAATGGCAACCTGTTTGAAGAATTGATGGAAACCGTAAAGTTCTGTTCCCTTGGCCAGATCACCCATGCGTTGTATGAAGTGGGAGGGCAGTATAGGAGGAATATGTAG